A genomic segment from bacterium encodes:
- a CDS encoding MotA/TolQ/ExbB proton channel family protein — MNPFVQLLNATASTDPGASFFWLIWLIGLLALVVFVERLITVNFKSNIDAARFSQDIFKMVSAGDVSKAWKLADSMSEKALAYIYARALKEAVDREIVDYRNIQNAVDEAALEIIPKLTKRTAWLQTFANVSTLVGLMGTIFGLIQSFAALAGGGAGASQALAAGISTAMLTTLSGLIVAVPAMLAYSIINNRTNSILADIDEYSVKLIHLITRSK; from the coding sequence ATGAACCCCTTTGTGCAGCTGCTCAATGCCACGGCTTCCACCGATCCGGGCGCCAGCTTCTTCTGGTTGATCTGGCTCATCGGTCTGTTGGCGCTGGTGGTCTTCGTTGAGCGCCTGATCACGGTGAACTTCAAATCCAACATCGACGCCGCCCGCTTCTCCCAGGACATCTTCAAAATGGTCAGCGCGGGGGACGTGTCGAAGGCGTGGAAGCTGGCGGACAGCATGTCGGAGAAGGCCCTGGCCTACATCTACGCCCGCGCCCTGAAGGAAGCGGTGGACCGTGAGATCGTCGACTACCGCAACATCCAGAACGCCGTGGACGAGGCCGCCCTCGAGATCATCCCCAAGCTCACCAAGCGGACCGCCTGGCTGCAGACCTTCGCCAACGTCTCCACCCTGGTGGGCTTGATGGGCACCATTTTCGGCCTCATCCAGTCCTTCGCCGCCCTGGCCGGTGGCGGCGCCGGAGCCTCCCAGGCCCTGGCGGCGGGCATCTCGACAGCCATGCTTACCACCTTGAGCGGCCTGATCGTGGCGGTGCCGGCGATGCTGGCCTACAGCATCATCAACAATCGCACCAACTCGATCCTGGCGGACATCGACGAGTACTCAGTCAAGTTGATCCATCTGATCACGCGGAGCAAGTAA
- a CDS encoding biopolymer transporter ExbD gives MAAPSNMRRWGGSGGVPQGIPLTSMMDLFTIVLLFLIKSYSASGSLVMEVDQLELPASNINTTPREALSIVVDSGRLSGVAGVFTESGGERQELLDDAGSLLGQAAGAAAFDPRSMILRGLENFLLVKAAEARDLETRFGIPFQGEITIQADAAVDYNSILKVLATCGSAGFNMTEFVVVRSSN, from the coding sequence GTGGCGGCACCAAGCAACATGCGGCGCTGGGGAGGCTCGGGCGGGGTCCCGCAGGGCATCCCGCTGACCTCGATGATGGACCTCTTCACCATCGTCCTCCTCTTCCTGATCAAGAGCTACTCTGCGAGTGGATCGCTGGTGATGGAGGTGGATCAGCTTGAACTGCCCGCCTCCAACATCAACACGACGCCCCGCGAGGCTCTCTCCATCGTGGTGGACTCGGGGCGTCTGAGCGGCGTGGCGGGCGTCTTCACGGAGAGCGGGGGCGAACGCCAGGAACTGCTCGACGACGCGGGCAGCCTGCTGGGCCAGGCGGCGGGGGCGGCGGCCTTCGATCCGCGCTCCATGATCCTGCGCGGCCTGGAGAATTTCCTGCTGGTCAAGGCCGCCGAGGCCCGCGACCTGGAGACCCGTTTCGGCATCCCCTTCCAGGGGGAGATCACGATCCAGGCCGACGCGGCCGTGGATTACAACTCGATCCTCAAAGTCCTGGCCACCTGCGGTTCGGCGGGGTTCAACATGACGGAGTTCGTGGTGGTCCGGAGCAGCAACTAG
- a CDS encoding biopolymer transporter ExbD: MAFKPTRRRKFVGQDEELNITPIMNLVVVLIPLLLATAEFVKLGLLETRLPPAAAGGGSGMSEEQDKPLSRLSLVVSVDEGGSAVSIMGATSQSAEPGRYRYLPRLSDGRLDLAGLGAELTRIRREIVVPSITGKVQEEDALGKPVFNADGSPRMVEAYGYDDAENVMISAPNDLQFQVLVSLLDACRSIKNPSTGEMEKLFPSPLMGKIQ, translated from the coding sequence GTGGCCTTCAAACCTACCCGGCGACGGAAGTTCGTGGGCCAGGACGAGGAACTGAACATCACGCCGATCATGAACCTGGTGGTGGTGCTGATTCCCCTCCTTCTGGCGACCGCGGAGTTCGTCAAGTTGGGGCTCCTGGAGACCCGCCTGCCGCCCGCCGCCGCCGGGGGCGGATCCGGCATGTCCGAGGAGCAGGACAAGCCCCTGTCGCGGCTTTCCCTGGTGGTGTCGGTGGACGAGGGGGGAAGCGCGGTCTCGATCATGGGCGCCACCAGCCAAAGCGCCGAGCCCGGCCGCTACCGTTATCTGCCGCGCCTGTCCGACGGCCGGCTGGATCTGGCGGGCCTGGGCGCGGAGCTGACCCGCATCCGGCGGGAGATCGTCGTGCCCTCCATCACCGGCAAGGTGCAGGAGGAGGACGCCCTCGGCAAGCCGGTCTTCAACGCGGACGGCAGTCCCCGCATGGTGGAGGCCTATGGCTACGATGATGCGGAGAACGTGATGATCAGCGCGCCCAACGACCTGCAGTTTCAGGTGCTGGTCAGCTTGCTGGACGCCTGCCGCAGCATCAAGAATCCAAGCACAGGGGAGATGGAGAAGCTCTTTCCCAGTCCCCTGATGGGCAAGATCCAGTAG